In Salmo salar chromosome ssa15, Ssal_v3.1, whole genome shotgun sequence, one genomic interval encodes:
- the LOC106572756 gene encoding keratin, type I cytoskeletal 18 has translation MSVKRSSTRGPGSGYSHSITHSSTAPTYRAASTYGGAGGQGTRISSVSYSGVRSGMGGMGVGMGGSGGSMSSSIQVSASGDTAHIMGNEKFAMQNLNDRLASYLEMVRNLEQANGKLELKIREAMEKRGPDVNDYSRYNAILDDLRKKVFDATTDNARMCLQIDNARLAADDFRVKFESELSIRQSVEADIVGLRKVIDDTNMGRMNLESEIEALKEELIFLKKNHDNEVMEMHNMISQSGVQVDVDAPKGQDLAAIMAEVRAKYEKEALKNQEELKAWHETRITEVQSVVSQNTEALQGAHTEISDLRRQLQTLEIELDSQKSLKGSLEGTLRDTEMRYNMEMESLNKILVGLESELTNLRSNIQQQTQEYEHLLNIKMKLEAEIATYRRLLDGGDFKLQDALEDQRTVKTKVMTVTQTLVDGKVVSSSTETKERDL, from the exons ATGAGTGTCAAACGAAGCAGCACCAGGGGACCTGGCAGTGGGTACAGCCACTCCATCACTCACAGCTCTACTGCTCCCACTTACCGGGCCGCCAGCACCtatggtggtgctgggggtcagGGGACCCGAATCTCCTCTGTGTCCTACTCGGGTGTGCGAAGCGGGATGGGAGGGATGGGGGTTGGGATGGGAGGTTCCGGGGGCTCCATGTCCAGCAGCATCCAGGTGAGCGCCAGCGGGGACACTGCTCACATCATGGGCAATGAGAAGTTTGCCATGCAGAACCTCAACGACCGTCTGGCCTCCTACCTAGAGATGGTGAGGAATCTGGAGCAGGCCAACGGCAAGCTGGAGCTGAAGATCAGGGAGGCTATGGAGAAGAGAGGCCCAGATGTCAACGACTACAGCCGCTACAACGCCATCTTGGATGACCTGAGGAAGAAG gtgtttgatgccacaACAGACAACGCTCGTATGTGTCTTCAGATCGACAATGCCCGCTTAGCTGCTGATGACTTCAGGGTGAA GTTTGAGTCTGAGCTGTCCATTCGCCAGTCTGTGGAGGCTGACATCGTTGGCCTGAGGAAGGTCATAGATGACACCAACATGGGCCGCATGAACCTGGAGAGTGAGATCGAAGCTTTGAAGGAGGAGCTCATCTTCCTGAAGAAGAACCACGACAAC GAAGTGATGGAGATGCATAACATGAtctcccagtctggagtgcaggTGGACGTGGATGCTCCTAAGGGCCAGGACCTGGCTGCCATCATGGCTGAGGTCCGGGCCAAGTACGAGAAAGAGGCCCTGAAGAACCAAGAGGAGCTCAAAGCATGGCATGAAACACGG ATCACAGAGGTGCAGTCCGTGGTGTCACAGAACACAGAGGCCCTCCAAGGCGCACACACAGAGATCAGCGACCTCCGTAGACAGCTACAGACACTGGAGATCGAGCTGGACTCACAAAAGAGCTTG aAAGGATCTCTGGAGGGGACGCTGCGAGACACAGAGATGCGCTACAACATGGAGATGGAATCCTTGAACAAAATCCTCGTGGGTCTGGAGTCTGAGCTGACTAACCTCCGCTCCAACATCCAGCAGCAGACGCAGGAGTACGAGCACCTGCTCAACATCAAGATGAAGCTGGAGGCGGAGATCGCCACATACAGGAGACTGCTGGACGGAGGAGACTTCAA gctccagGATGCTCTGGAGGACCAGCGGACAGTGAAGACCAAGGTGATGACCGTCACACAGACCCTGGTGGATGGGAAGGTTGTCTCCTCCAGCACAGAGACAAAGGAGAGGGACCTGTGA
- the LOC106572760 gene encoding keratin, type I cytoskeletal 18, whose translation MESVCISKHPGFTGHRAESGSGGLYAKPWSSQSAHGGAGGHGTRISSVHTSNRLGGFRGGAEHQVYTGVTADGGFTMGNEKLNMQHLNDRLATYLESVKNLEQANGKLELQIREVLEKKGPAGADYSRYEATLEDLRKKILEMTVGNAQIAIQVECAGLAAEDFKVKHESEIGMRQTVEGDVANLRRILDDTIVLQLHLENDVEFLTEELINLKKTHAEDVLELHTQISMAGVQVEVDAAKGHDLGKIMEEMRAKYEKMALKNQEELKEWHESKITEVQVQVTENTVALKEAHTTFSESRRSIQSLQIELQSQISLNASLGGNLHDIEMRYNMELQKYNAVLLRLEAELTQIRSDIQHQTQDYQILFNINIQLEAEIAEYRRLLDGDLN comes from the exons ATGGAGTCTGTATGTATCAGTAAGCATCCTGGATTTACTGGGCATCGTGCTGAAAGTGGCAGTGGAGGCCTATACGCAAAGCCATGGAGCTCACAGAGTGCCCATGGCGGTGCCGGGGGACATGGGACCAGAATCTCCTCCGTCCACACCAGCAACAGGCTCGGGGGCTtcagaggaggggcagagcaCCAGGTGTACACAGGTGTTACAGCTGATGGTGGCTTCACTATGGGTAATGAGAAGCTCAACATGCAGCACCTGAATGACCGTCTGGCCACCTACCTGGAGTCAGTAAAGAACCTGGAGCAGGCCAATGGCAAGCTGGAGCTACAGATCAGGGAGGTACTGGAGAAGAAAGGGCCTGCTGGGGCAGACTACAGCCGCTACGAAGCCACGCTGGAGGACCTGAGGAAGAAG ATATTGGAGATGACAGTGGGCAATGCACAGATCGCTATCCAAGTTGAGTGTGCCGGCCTAGCCGCAGAGGACTTCAAGGTCAA GCATGAAAGTGAGATTGGGATGCGTCAGACTGTCGAGGGTGATGTCGCAAATCTGAGGAGAATACTTGATGACACCATCGTGCTCCAGCTGCATCTGGAGAACGATGTTGAGTTTCTGACAGAGGAACTGATCAACCTGAAGAAGACCCATGCAGAG GATGTGCTGGAGCTGCATACCCAGATTTCCATGGCTGGAGTGCAGGTGGAGGTGGATGCTGCTAAGGGACACGACCTGGGAAAGATCATGGAGGAGATGAGGGCCAAGTACGAGAAGATGGCCTTGAAGAACCAGGAGGAGCTCAAAGAGTGGCATGAATCTAAA atcaCAGAGGTGCAGGTCCAGGTGACTGAGAATACAGTGGCCCTGAAGGAGGCACACACCACATTCAGTGAAAGCAGGAGGAGTATTCAGTCCCTGCAGATTGAGCTTCAGTCCCAGATCAGCCTG AATGCGTCTCTGGGGGGGAACCTTCATGACATTGAGATGCGCTACAACATGGAGTTGCAGAAATACAATGCCGTCCTCCTGCGGCTGGAGGCTGAGCTGACCCAGATCCGCTCCGACATCCAACACCAGACACAGGACTACCAGATCCTGTTCAACATCAATATACAGTTGGAGGCTGAGATCGCCGAGTACAGGAGGCTGCTGGACGGAGACTTGAA TTGA